A stretch of Zootoca vivipara chromosome 13, rZooViv1.1, whole genome shotgun sequence DNA encodes these proteins:
- the TMEM176B gene encoding transmembrane protein 176B translates to MSTGLLTLNEQKVPAEISDKNVINITINQESSLSYLFKAVGQCWARQQEPAQKTQQSPASAPTTARHCWLHCNGEQKVLGGAQILLGIVVISLGVVNDYGHLFYIRTGAPYWMGGLVMLSGALSIMGERRAGVWVHVATTFNLASVVAGIVALTKGIAWIPNLDQTFYWIKNTCQTEWGPSPTRPSPGYDWRQRECERILWDLMGVNFAVKVLLLIFSVAAVAIALFCLGYGLRILCCTLKESSADSGAVGDLDVAPPDQDEALIEHIA, encoded by the exons ATGTCCACTGGCTTGCTCACGTTGAACGAGCAAAAGGTCCCTGCGGAGATTTCAGACAAGAATGTGATCAACATCACCATCAACCAGGAGTCTTCTCTCTCTTACCTGTTCAAGGCTGTGGGGCAGTGCTGGGCAAGGCAGCAGGAGCCCGCACAGAAGACCCAGCAGTCACCAGCCTCTGCCCCCACAACAGCCCGCCATTGCTGGCTCCATTGCAATGGGGAGCAGAAAGTTTTGGGg GGGGCCCAGATCCTGCTGGGAATCGTGGTCATCAGTCTTGGGGTGGTGAATGACTATGGACATTTATTCTACATACGGACAGGAGCGCCTTACTGGATGGGAGGCCTG GTTATGCTCTCTGGAGCCTTGTCCATCATGGGCGAGAGACGTGCTGGCGTTTGG GTCCATGTGGCCACCACCTTCAATTTGGCCAGTGTCGTGGCTGGAATTGTGGCTCTGACCAAAGGCATCGCTTGGATCCCAAACCTTGACCAGACCTTCTACTGGATAAAGAATACGTGCCAGACCGAATGGGGACCTTCTCCAACCCGGCCCAGCCCAGGCTATGactggagacagagagagtgcgAGCGAATCTTGTGGGATCTCATG GGCGTCAACTTTGCTGTGAAGGTCTTGCTGCTCATTTTCTCCGTTGCTGCCGTGGCGattgctctcttctgccttggatACGGCCTCCGCATCCTCTGCTGCACCCTGAAG GAAAGCAGTGCAGACTCTGGTGCAGTCGGAGACCTGGATGTGGCCCCTCCTGATCAGGATGAGGCCCTTATTGAGCACATAGCCTGA